A single window of Colletotrichum higginsianum IMI 349063 chromosome 8, whole genome shotgun sequence DNA harbors:
- a CDS encoding C6 transcription factor produces MARTEEQPDFSIVGVLKGADGQPIDLNLSYTCRLVASEMHGLALRTNTITFSTVTSDELRILAQCFQSAKVSHVDGYREGMSYYAVQYMPDKVFDELKLKYPPFIPVLERMRSEKEADCFMVTDMKRKGPYGEAMSLWSDFLKEVVQSVLPLDPDHKFVHRYWTESGGSVTDDPPEEVARTILRSIDMIECPLTHWAIPADHVMNADELAKGLLSDRVRMKRDRIKYRFSAAAAAVLFLQSLGNGRCAHLRKIVLHEDHESVVHPQRHGLGLIPFCQQNPRLFVQRRVDLWKNALQYDSRWNMIPMARYMDKFHLPSDWGIISSDVSHIIHRWVKEALALAPAGMPANSFSLIFDGQPIPHLATQIFQSTLQRDVTWQLAWEESVRRGIIAEPPLFRGEAWSDWYPGYYFRGFPQAMKDIADQKSVVQCNFDVGEPWNVERMVQDHMDWNAQKWAEQMREGHEPKLWETVPPLPTWRSVLEENLVPIPDGPYLPYGDSDSDIDFPSSSDSDSDSD; encoded by the coding sequence ATGGCCCGCACCGAAGAGCAGCCCGACTTCAGCATTGTCGGGGTGCTGAAAGGCGCGGACGGCCAGCCAATCGATCTGAACCTCTCCTACACATGCCGACTCGTCGCTTCGGAAATGCACGGCCTCGCTCTGcgcaccaacaccatcacctTCTCAACAGTTACTTCGGATGAGCTCCGCATCCTCGCCCAGTGTTTTCAGTCAGCGAAGGTGAGCCACGTGGACGGCTATCGGGAGGGTATGTCCTATTATGCCGTCCAATACATGCCGGACAAGGTGTTCGACGAACTCAAGCTCAAATACCCGCCCTTCATTCCAGTTTTGGAGAGAATGAGAAGCGAAAAAGAAGCCGACTGCTTCATGGTTACCGACATGAAGCGGAAAGGCCCATATGGCGAGGCGATGTCGCTGTGGTCTGACTTCCTCAAAGAAGTGGTTCAATCCGTCCTACCCCTAGACCCTGACCATAAATTTGTCCATCGGTACTGGACAGAAAGCGGCGGCAGTGTCACGGACGATCCGCCCGAAGAGGTCGCCCGTACCATTCTTCGCAGCATTGACATGATTGAATGCCCGCTCACCCACTGGGCCATTCCAGCCGATCATGTCATGAATGCTGACGAGTTGGCAAAGGGGCTCCTTTCCGACAGAGTGCGAATGAAGAGGGACCGCATCAAGTATCGTTTTTCGGCTGCCGCGGCGGCTGTCCTCTTCCTGCAATCCCTCGGCAACGGGCGTTGCGCGCACTTGCGCAAAATCGTGCTTCACGAAGACCACGAGTCTGTTGTCCATCCTCAGCGCCACGGACTCGGCCTTATCCCTTTCTGCCAGCAAAACCCCCGGCTCTTCGTGCAGCGTCGCGTCGACCTATGGAAGAATGCTCTCCAATACGACAGTAGGTGGAATATGATTCCAATGGCCAGGTATATGGACAAATTCCATTTGCCTTCCGACTGGGGCATAATATCTTCCGATGTCTCCCATATCATCCACCGTTGGGTGAAGGAAGCCTTGGCACTAGCGCCCGCAGGCATGCCGGCCAACTCATTCTCCCTTATTTTCGACGGCCAACCAATACCGCACTTGGCTACACAGATATTCCAGTCGACTCTTCAGCGGGATGTCACCTGGCAGCTTGCCTGGGAAGAGTCTGTGAGGCGAGGTATCATCGCGGAGCCGCCGTTGTTCAGAGGAGAGGCATGGTCGGACTGGTATCCCGGATACTACTTTAGAGGGTTCCCCCAGGCCATGAAAGACATCGCCGACCAGAAATCGGTCGTGCAATGCAACTTTGACGTCGGAGAGCCATGGAATGTTGAACGGATGGTCCAGGACCACATGGACTGGAATGCTCAGAAGTGGGCCGAGCAAATGCGTGAGGGTCACGAACCGAAACTATGGGAAACGGTGCCTCCGCTGCCGACATGGAGATCGGTCTTGGAGGAGAACCTCGTCCCCATACCGGACGGGCCGTATTTGCCTTACGGCGATTCCGATTCCGATATCGATTTCCCTTCCAGTTCCGATTCCGATTCCGATTCCGATTGA
- a CDS encoding Duf221 domain-containing protein, whose amino-acid sequence MDASIFEDESNGGCNKGTDPTRPDTNRDIWVQLGLSLILGISAFVTFCILRPRWPTLYAARKRRLDPNIGLPALPNTFFGWIPGLYRVTEEQVLASAGLDAFVFLSFFKMAIRTLSILAFFAYAVLLPINLRFVHHKKDPAKKGDISYLWSYLVFIYFFSGVTLYVLNKATFRVIHIRQEYLGTQSTITDRTFRLTGIPQNLRSEYKIKQLIEKLGIGQVENVSLCRDWRELDSLVAQRAQVLAKLEETWSVYLGKQTGLPKSVQRLRDPEAEPSVLEPREDEADEEAGENGRLLGHNHINPEFVERSRPRVRLWYGVLKLQNRKTDAIDYYEEKLRRLDDQIREARDKDFLPMDLAFVTMDSIAACQMAIQARIDPRPGQLLTKPAPSPSDVMWQNTYAPRGVRRLRSWAVTVFVAILSVVWLTVVAAIATLLSVCNFKKWLSSSPFSSSPIDFLNEWPTLLALVETGLPTLLVSLLNVAVPYLYEYLSYEQGMISKGDVELSIVSKNFFFTFFNIFVVLATSDVSFSVAELLKGVWESPQALTNRIATQISKLATFYTNFILLQGVGLFPFRLLQVGSVVLYPIYLMGAKTPRDFADMARPTVFSYGFYLPTAMLIFMLCLVYSIVEYGYQILTVGLIYFILGYFTYKYQLLYAMDQPQHATGGAWRIISYRAIMGLFVAQVVLSSVMALSSGFVQAAAVLPLMVFTIWYSFYFQRRFEPLTRYISLRSIRAEMDADDAAVLDEDFEGPRPSQGLLRRGSTIDEDKEKGLTFANPSLTCRLEEPWIYQEPPSHHGDGEDGEESGRDTEGPNAPANTTSAASDSSMSLGDTHIWRQQADSNDR is encoded by the exons ATGGACGCGTCAATCTTCGAGGACGAATCGAACGGGGGCTGCAACAAAGGGACCGACCCGACCCGACCGGACACCAACCGCGACATCTgggtccagctcggcctgTCGCTGATCCTCGGCATCTCAGCCTTTGTCACATTCTGCATCTTGCGACCGCGATGGCCGACCTTGTACGCTGCACGCAAGCGTCGACTGGATCCCAACATTGGCTTGCCCGCCCTGCCGAACACCTTCTTTGGATGGATCCCGGGGCTATACCGCGTGACAGAGGAACAGGTCCTCGCCTCAGCTGGTCTCGATGCCTTCGTC ttcctttccttcttcaAAATGGCGATCCGGACGCTCTCGATATTGGCCTTTTTCGCCTACGCCGTCTTACTTCCCATCAACCTTCGATTCGTACATCATAAGAAAGACCCTGCGAAAAAGGGAGACATCAGTTATCTCTGGTCATATCTGGTGTTCATCTACTTCTTTTCGGGCGTCACACTCTACGTCCTGAACAAAGCGACTTTTAGGGTCATCCATATTCGTCAAGAGTACCTGGGAACTCAGTCTACCATCACCGACAGGACATTCCGCCTCACGGGTATTCCTCAGAATCTCCGCTCCGAGTACAAGATCAAGCAGCTCATTGAGAAACTTGGGATTGGACAAGTGGAAAACGTCAGCCTGTGCCGTGACTGGAGGGAGCTTGATTCCTTGGTCGCGCAACGGGCGCAGGTGCTGGCCAAGTTGGAAGAGACTTGGAGCGTCTATCTTGGGAAGCAGACTGGTCTGCCCAAATCCGTGCAGCGCTTGCGTGATCCAGAGGCAGAACCGTCCGTGTTGGAGCCCAGGGAAGACGAAGCTGATGAGGAGGCTGGGGAAAACGGCCGGTTACTGGGACACAACCACATAAACCCCGAGTTTGTCGAGAGATCACGTCCCAGAGTGAGGCTCTGGTACGGGGTTTTGAAGCTCCAAAACCGTAAGACTGACGCCATCGATTACTACGAGGAGAAGCTACGCCGACTCGACGACCAAATCCGCGAGGCCAGAGACAAGGACTTTTTGCCGATGGACCTAGCTTTCGTTACGATGGATTCGATTGCCGCCTGCCAAATGGCGATCCAAGCCCGCATCGACCCCAGGCCTGGACAGCTCCTGACCAAGcccgcgccatcgccgtcggaTGTGATGTGGCAAAACACATACGCGCCGCGTGGGGTACGTCGCCTCCGATCTTGGGCCGTGACCGTTTTCGTCGCGATCCTGTCGGTTGTTTGGTTGACAGTTGTGGCCGCTATTGCGACTCTTTTGAGCGTTTGCAACTTCAAGAAATGGTTATCGTCTTCGCCGTTCTCGTCATCTCCCATCGACTTTCTGAACGAATGGCCAACGCTGCTTGCGTTGGTCGAGACGGGCTTGCCGACACTGCTCGTTTCGCTGCTCAACGTGGCCGTGCCATATCTGTACGAGTACCTGTCGTACGAGCAAGGCATGATATCcaagggcgacgtcgagctctCGATCGTGTCCAAAAACTTCTTCTTCACGTTCTTCAACATCTTTGTCGTGCTTGCCACTTCGGATGTATCCTTCAGCGTTGCCGAACTGCTCAAGGGCGTGTGGGAGAGCCCTCAGGCGTTGACAAACCGAATCGCCACGCAGATCAGTAAACTGGCCACATTCTATACCAACTTCATACTGCTTCAGGGCGTCGGCTTGTTTCCATTTAGACTCTTGCAGGTCGGCAGCGTGGTTCTCTACCCCATCTATCTAATGGGAGCCAAGACGCCCCGAGACTTTGCGGATATGGCGCGGCCAACCGTCTTCAGCTACGGCTTCTATCTTCCGACGGCCATGCTCATATTTATGCTTTGTCTCGTTTATAGCATTGTGGAGTATGGCTACCAGATTCTGACCGTCGGGCTCATCTACTTCATCCTCGGGTATTTCACATACAAGTACCAGCTGCTGTACGCCATGGATCAGCCCCAACACGCGACGGGCGGCGCATGGCGGATCATCAGCTACCGCGCCATCATGGGCCTATTCGTTGCACAGGTTGTCTTGTCCAGCGTCATGGCGCTGTCATCGGGCTTCGTACAGGCGGCTGCGGTACTGCCTCTGATGGTCTTCACGATCTGGTACAGTTTCTATTTCCAGCGTCGGTTTGAACCGCTTACACGGTACATCTCGCTGCGGAGCATCCGGGCCGAGATGGACGCGGACGATGCTGCGGTGCTTGACGAAGATTTCGAGGGACCCAGGCCGTCGCAGGGTCTGTTGAGACGCGGCAGCACgatcgacgaggacaaggagaagggtCTGACATTCGCGAACCCTAGCTTAACTTGCCG TCTCGAGGAGCCATGGATTTACCAGGAACCTCCCTCGCATCACGGTGATGgggaagatggagaagaaaGCGGACGGGATACGGAAGGGCCCAACGCGCCAGCAAACACGACGTCGGCTGCATCGGACAGTTCAATGAGCCTCGGCGATACGCACATTTGGCGGCAACAAGCGGACAGCAACGATCGGTAG
- a CDS encoding reverse transcriptase, with amino-acid sequence MYLQEKAMAHRARNYESDDYELLRRKTERFPHKATLNCFKRHPLLELYEAAGSLRDCAKAWWLDQNDTVFWENPVSQGEAITKYMKRQALLLCRELWEEFQSNEKKYWDTRIRKTTLGVQRRPVATMGDWGPRNLKRYRGLNRAQSTILIQMRTGFIGLNSFLYPKGLVDTHMCPCNQDAHTVEHLLFDCPLLSNARRNLPIRQWLLEPIEIRRHLSPGLQIRGFCDLLDEFPGTVSTWAIHNFELAQFVWTDRYMMDGNQLLELVEEVDMVSKMTCDFEMF; translated from the exons ATGTACCTCCAAGAAAAGGCCATGGCTCACCGGGCTCGTAATTACGAGTCCGACGACTACGAGCTCCTGCGCAGAAAGACCGAAAGGTTCCCGCACAAGGCCACGCTGAATTGTTTCAAGCGGCATCCCCTGTTAGAGCTCTACGAGGCTGCCGGCAGTCTCCGGGATTGTGCGAAAGCCTGGTGGCTGGACCAAAATGATACGGTGTTCTGGGAAAATCCAGTCAGCCAAGGTGAGGCCATAACCAAGTACATGAAAAGGCAGGCTTTGCTGCTCTGCAGAGAATTGTGGGAAGAGTTCCAAAGCAACGAGAAAAAGTACTGGGATACACGCATTCGGAAGACAACTCTAGGCGTGCAGAGACGCCCTGTTGCGACCATGGGCGACTGGGGACCTCGCAACCTCAAGCGCTACCGGGGCTTGAACCGGGCGCAGAGCACCATTCTCATACAGATGCGGACCGGCTTCATCGGCCTCAACTCTTTCCTGTATCCCAAAGGG CTTGTCGACACACACATGTGTCCTTGCAACCAAGATGCCCACACAGTTGAGCACCTCTTGTTTGATTGTCCCCTCCTAAGCAACGCTAGGAGGAACCTTCCCATCAGGCAATGGCTACTCGAACCGATCGAGATCCGCCGTCACCTGTCGCCGGGACTTCAGATTCGCGGTTTTTGtgacctgctcgacgagTTCCCAGGCACCGTTTCGACATGGGCGATTCACAACTTTGAACTCGCCCAGTTCGTATGGACGGACCGATACATGATGGACG GTAATCAGCTCCTGGAGCTCGTTGAGGAGGTCGACATGGTGAGTAAGATGACCTGCGATTTTGAGATGTTCTAA
- a CDS encoding Carboxylic ester hydrolase — protein MVWDLLPADWNPSAWAGQWFLQTPLDAAATTKCSPAGLSFPDITGVRILSIEAFEQRNYTYIPGPFAAGLPGPPTPIPGLDFCNVTVTYTHPGWHDTINVNTLLPAAERWNGRFAGIGGGNLATGGGMVAEFLMMPIMASGFATATTDGGHSTDVLGPEANDPSWALTSPGNVNWPLLVDFASVSLHDTATIGKAVAEAFYGSAPAYSYFHGGSTGGRQGHMLAQRYPQDYDGIIALFPAVNWVQFFFASFWPKFVMDQLRTYPRPCEFEAITAAVVAACDGRDGVEDGILSRIDLCDDFDPHDVVGKAVDCDGVETTVSSAAADVIQATWDGPRSATGEFQWYGFGKGTDLTQPLTGPIQVRCDGGDSCGAEQLAVWARYWVRKDPSFDIGAISHEEWDDLVHASVNEFDSVIGTSDPDLSAFKRRGGKMVNWHGTVDAAIPLNGSTDYYDRVLARDPEAQDYYRFFVAPGAGHCFNCGPSPPPTLDYIIDWVEKGVAPDTLRASGENGHGVQVERDLCMYPKVQHYAGGDPRVASSFVCV, from the coding sequence ATGGTTTGGGACCTGCTCCCCGCCGACTGGAAcccctcggcctgggcgggcCAGTGGTTCCTCCAGACGCCTctggacgccgccgcaacCACCAAATGCAGCCCGGCCGGACTGTCTTTCCCCGACATCACCGGGGTGCGCATCCTCTCGATCGAGGCCTTTGAGCAGCGCAACTACACGTACATCCCCGGccccttcgccgccggcctgccgGGCCCTCCCACGCCGATCCCCGGCCTCGACTTCTGCAACGTCACCGTCACCTACACACACCCGGGCTGGCACGACACCATCAACGTCAACACGCTGCTGCCCGCCGCGGAACGCTGGAACGGGCGGTTCGcgggcatcggcggcggcaacctcgCCACCGGGGGAGGCATGGTGGCCGAGTTCCTCATGATGCCCATCATGGCGTCCGGCttcgccaccgccaccaccgacgGCGGGCACTCGaccgacgtcctcggccccGAGGCCAACGACCCGTCCTGGGCCCTGACCAGCCCCGGCAACGTCAACTGGCCCCTGCTCGTCGACTTCGCCTCCGTCTCGCTGCACGACACGGCCACCAtcggcaaggccgtcgccgaggccttcTACGGCTCCGCCCCGGCCTACTCCTACTTCCACGGCGGCTCCACCGGCGGCAGGCAGGGCCACATGCTCGCGCAGCGGTACCCGCAGGACtacgacggcatcatcgccctcTTCCCCGCCGTGAACTGGGTCCAGTTCTTCTTCGCGAGCTTCTGGCCCAAGTTCGTCATGGACCAGCTGCGCACCTACCCGCGGCCCTGCGAGTTCGAGGCCatcacggccgccgtcgtcgccgcgtgcgacggccgcgacggcgtcgaggacggcatccTCTCCCGAATCGACCTCTGCGACGACTTCGACCcccacgacgtcgtcggcaaggccgtcgactgcgacggcgtcgagaccACGGTGTCGTCCGCGGCCGCGGACGTGATCCAGGCGACGTGGGACGGGCCGCGAAGCGCCACGGGCGAGTTTCAGTGGTACGGGTTCGGCAAGGGCACCGACCTGACGCAGCCCCTCACGGGGCCGATCCAGGTCCGGTGCGACGGCGGAGACTCGTGCGGCgccgagcagctcgccgtctGGGCCCGGTACTGGGTCAGGAAGGACCCCTCGTTCGACATCGGCGCGATCTCGCATGAGGAGTGGGACGACCTCGTGCACGCCTCCGTCAACGAGTTCGACTCCGTCATCGGGACCTCGGACCCGGACCTGTCCGCCTTCAAGAGGAGGGGCGGCAAGATGGTCAACTGGCACGGCACCGTGGACGCGGCGATCCCCTTGAACGGGAGCACGGACTACTACGACCGTGTCCTGGCCCGCGACCCGGAGGCCCAGGACTACTATcgcttcttcgtcgcgcccggcgccggccactGCTTCAACTGCGGcccgagcccgccgccgacgctggACTACATCATCGACTgggtcgagaagggcgtgGCCCCCGACACCCTGCGGGCGTCGGGGGAAAACGGGCATGGTGTCCAGGTGGAGAGAGACCTATGCATGTATCCCAAGGTCCAGCACTATGCGGGAGGGGATCCGAGGGTTGCCTCGTCCTTCGTTTGCGTCTAG
- a CDS encoding D-isomer specific 2-hydroxyacid dehydrogenase, giving the protein MKLAVFSAKAYDKKYISAAHEAKKEEFKKHNANLAGDNTDFGISFHDFSLSSETVSLVKDVDAVCVFVNDSLTADVVESLHKAGCKAILLRCAGFNNVDLKTAEKLGIFVANVPSYSPEAVAEFAVALLQSLNRRTHRAYNRTREGNFNLDGLLGKTVHGKTVGIIGTGRIGVSMARIMKGFGCTLYAFDPFQSDAFKELGEYLPLEELLPKCDFISLHCPLMDKTKHIINEKTLKQMKPGSILVNTSRGGLVDTKAVIHALKTKHLGGLALDVYEGEGDLFYNDHSGHIIDDDLLTRLMTFPNVLICGHQGFFTEEALQEISECTFRNLEDFMLGRKCSNSLVKEESTMSRRESLPVRIV; this is encoded by the coding sequence ATGAAGCTCGCCGTCTTCAGCGCCAAGGCCTACGACAAAAAGTACATTTCCGCCGCGCACGAGGCCAAGAAAGAAGAATTCAAAAAGCACAATGCgaacctcgccggcgacaacACCGACTTCGGCATCAGCTTTCATGACTTCTCCCTTTCCTCCGAGACCGTCTCCCTCGTCAAGGATGTTGACGCCGTATGCGTCTTCGTAAACGACTCCCTCACCGCCGATGTTGTCGAGAGCCTGCATAAGGCCGGATGCAAGGCCATTCTGCTGCGCTGCGCCGGCTTCAACAATGTCGACCTCAAGaccgccgagaagctgggcaTCTTCGTCGCCAATGTCCCCTCATACTCTCCCGAGGCTGTCGCCGAGttcgccgtcgccctgctGCAGTCCCTCAACCGCCGCACCCATCGAGCCTATAACCGGACCCGCGAAGGTAACTTCAACCTCGATGGTCTGCTGGGCAAGACCGTACATGGCAAGACGgtcggcatcatcggcacTGGGCGGATTGGTGTGTCTATGGCCCGCATCATGAAGGGCTTCGGCTGCACCCTCTACGCCTTTGACCCCTTCCAGTCGGACGCTTTCAAAGAGCTCGGCGAATATCTGCCTTTGGAGGAGCTCCTGCCCAAGTGCGACTTCATCAGCCTGCACTGTCCCCTGATGGACAAGACGAAGCACATCATCAACGAGAAGACGCTCAAGCAGATGAAGCCGGGTTCAATCCTTGTCAACACATCTCGCGGCGGTCTGGTCGACACCAAGGCTGTCATCCACGCCCTCAAGACTAAGCACCTTGGCGGTCTGGCTCTTGATGTTTacgaaggcgagggcgatcTATTCTACAACGACCACTCGGGCCACATCATTGATGATGACCTGCTTACCCGCCTCATGACCTTCCCCAACGTCCTCATCTGCGGACACCAGGGATTCTTCACCGAGGAGGCCCTGCAGGAGATCTCTGAGTGCACCTTCCGGAATCTTGAGGATTTCATGCTCGGCCGCAAGTGTTCCAACTCTCTAGTCAAGGAAGAGTCCACTATGTCCCGTAGAGAGTCACTCCCAGTCCGCATTGTCTGA
- a CDS encoding Major facilitator superfamily transporter, translating to MDHPSRTSSHTLPPDSPSDMDDAAAGRQYAPVTAAATNTPSHPASQHNRRRSSVTSALHPVATKERVDPVLDVNLPYRTLSPNANLDEYRIETRAGEIPAATTTSAAAGPDGTPAGNYKLVTFLPNDAENPKNWSKAYKWYCTMVVALTCFVVAFCSSVITADIAGVAEEFNVSEEAALVSISVFVIGFGVGPMAFAPLSEIYGRQIIYASTLLLAVVFIIPCAVAKNYATLIVCRTIDGIAFSAPMTLVGGTLADLWRNEERGVPMAAFSAAPFIGPAIGPLVGGFLSDATNWRFLYWIQLILAFIVWVLISFTVPETYAPTILARRAKKMRKETGDATHVTEQDIDMRPIGERLGIFLIRPFQLLFRELIVFLISIYMSVLYGLLYMFFVAFPIIYQKRKGYSASSTGLMFIPLAVGVLCSAACSPWVNKHYLKMVAKHNGHPPAEARLIPMMLSCWFIPIGLFIFAWTSYPHLHWAGPALGGFPVGFGFIFLYNSANNYLVDSYQHQAASALAAKTCIRSFWGAGVVLFTEQMYDRLGDQWASSLLGFIGLACCGIPFLFWVYGARIRARSKYAYSSDDEETSGSDIEKAKP from the coding sequence ATGGACCACCCATCACGGACGTCATCCCACACCCTCCCGCCAGACTCTCCTTCCGACATGGACGATGCAGCGGCGGGACGCCAGTACGCCCCCGTAACGGCCGCGGCCACCAACACACCCTCTCACCCTGCCTCACAACACAACCGCCGACGCTCCTCCGTCACAAGCGCCCTCCACCCCGTCGCGACAAAGGAGCGGGTCGACCCGGTCCTCGACGTCAACCTCCCCTACCGCACCCTCTCCCCTAacgccaacctcgacgagTACCGCATCGAGACCCGCGCCGGCGAGATCCCCGCGGCGACCacgacctcggccgcggcgggccCCGACGGTACCCCAGCCGGCAACTACAAGCTCGTCACCTTCCTTCCCAACGATGCCGAGAACCCCAAAAACTGGAGCAAGGCCTACAAGTGGTACTGCACCATGGTCGTCGCCCTGACctgcttcgtcgtcgccttctgctcctccgtcatcaccgccgacatcgccggcgtcgccgaggagttTAACGTctccgaggaggccgccctcgtctcCATCTCCGTATTTGTCAttggcttcggcgtcgggcCCATGGCCTTCGCGCCCCTCTCCGAGATCTACGGCCGCCAGATCATCTACGCCtcgacgctgctgctcgccgtcgtcttcatcatcccttgcgccgtcgccaagaaCTATGCTACCCTCATCGTCTGCCGCACCATTGACGGCATTGCCTTCTCGGCGCCCATGACCCTTGTTGGCGgcaccctcgccgaccttTGGCGCAACGAGGAGCGCGGCGTCCCCATGGCGGCCTTCTCCGCCGCGCCCTTCATCGGTCCCGCCATCGGACCTCTCGTCGGTGGTTTTCTCTCTGACGCAACAAATTGGCGCTTTCTTTATTGGATTCAATTAATTCTGGCCTTCATCGTTTGGGTCCTCATCTCCTTCACGGTGCCCGAGACCTATGCGCCCACgatcctcgcccgccgcgcgAAGAAGATGCGCAAGGAGACGGGCGACGCGACCCACGTCACCGAGCAGGACATTGACATGCGGCCCATTGGCGAGCGcctcggcatcttcctcATCCGCCCCTTCCAGCTCCTCTTCCGCGAgctcatcgtcttcctcatctccATCTACATGTCCGTCCTCTACGGCCTGCTCTACATGTTCTTCGTCGCCTTCCCCATCATCTACCAGAAGCGCAAGGGCtactcggcctcgtcgaccggtCTCATGTTCATccccctcgccgtcggcgttcTCTGCTCGGCCGCATGCTCCCCCTGGGTGAACAAGCACTACCTCAAGATGGTCGCCAAGCACAACGGCCACCCGCCCGCCGAGGCCCGCCTGATCCCCATGATGCTGAGCTGCTGGTTCATCCCCATcggcctcttcatcttcgccTGGACCTCCTACCCGCACCTGCACTGGGCCGGCCCCGCCTTGGGTGGCTTccccgtcggcttcggcttcatcTTCCTCTACAACTCGGCCAACAACTACCTTGTCGACTCGTATCAGCACcaggccgcctcggcgctTGCGGCCAAAACCTGCATCCGTTCATTCTGGGGCGCTGGTGTCGTTCTCTTCACGGAGCAGATGTACGACCGTCTGGGCGACCAGTGGGCCTCGTCCCTGCTCGGCTTCATCGGACTTGCGTGCTGCGGCattcccttcctcttctgggTCTACGGAGCCAGGATCCGCGCAAGAAGCAAGTACGCTTACTCTTCCGACGATGAGGAGACGTCGGGTTCCGAcatcgagaaggccaagccGTAG
- a CDS encoding Thyroid receptor-interacting protein 13, whose protein sequence is MTLTTTTTFESLQQLTQQGDMLDTHKMADTAVTLGRTDDYILVSKPKKGIAYVEARLKDDRILLSRLEQEWSPPKLKDDTVISLEADLLKEPVFHKGVPSELFHSLRVVEFQGLDPTTRVVSMRDVAIKVNLYRCTPESPSVSDDEIVTMLPSSTLDGLWELLVLDHSVQSRILRWVNNYAMSRTTQLPLASSAASSIVPLLGPTGSGKTTLTKALAQKVAIRLCATHETIRLVEAGSRQPYNFNHFARGALEDPSCLHILIIDNVEAIAWSCKRPDAEQHMIETVRITSLCLAGLDVLRAVPNALAYATCSMDTMLDDGLLDRCSITANLTLLKAPERYEMLRRRRQACANCSSIHCASWLSTVTPFSRISLSAKPKTTTLAPRFFVWRELSEMTPSPGLWPMSSPVL, encoded by the exons ATGACattgacgacaacgacgacattCGAGTCTCTCCAACAATTGACGCAGCAGGGAGACATGCTGGACACCCACAAAATGGCCGACACAGCTGTGACCCTTGGTCGCACCGACGATTACATCCTTGTCTCGAAGCCCAAGAAGGGCATTGCCTACGTCGAGGCCCGCCTCAAGGACGACAGGATT CTTCTCTCTAGGCTCGAACAAGAATGGAGTCCGCCCAAGCTCAAAGACGATACCGTCATTTCCCTCGAGGCAGACCTCCTAAAAGAGCCCGTTT TCCACAAGGGCGTCCCCAGCGAGTTGTTCCACTCCCTTCGCGTCGTTGAATTCCAGGGCCTTGATCCCACCACTCGCGTCGTCTCCATGCGTGATGTTGCCATCAAGGTCAACCTGTACCGTTGCACTCCCGAGTCGCCCTCTGTGTCCGATGACGAGATCGTCACCATGCTGCCCAGTTCCACGCTTGACGGTCTCTGGGAACT CTTGGTCCTCGACCATTCTGTTCAATCTCGCATCCTGCGATGGGTCAACAACTACG CCATGAGTCGCACCACTCAGCTGCCTCTTGCTTCATCCGCAGCTAGTTCCATCGTCCCTCTGCTCGGTCCAACCGGCTCTGGCAAAACAACATTGACCAAGGCCCTCGCCCAAAAAGTGGCCATCCGCTTATGCGCAACCCACGAAACGATCCGGCTGGTCGAAGCTGGCTCGCGGCAACCATACAATTTCAACCACTTTGCCAGGGGCGCCCTCGAGGATCCATCTTGCCTCCATATTctcatcatcgacaacgTTGAAGCCATTGCTTGGTCTTGCAAACGCCCAGATGCCGAGCAGCACATGATCGAGACTGTTCGAATCACAAGTCTCTGCCTTGCGGGCCTTGATGTCCTGAGAGCAGTACCCAATGCACTGGCCTATGCTACATGCAGCATGGACACCATGCTTGACGATGGCCTTCTCGATAGATGCAGCATCACGGCAAATTTGACTTTGCTCAAGGCTCCCGAGCGCTACGAGATGcttcgacgccggcgtcaagCCTGCGCGAATTGCAGTAGCATCCATTGCGCCTCCTGGCTATCTACTGTTACGCCGTTCTCCAGGATCTCACTGTCGGCGAAACCGAAGACAACAACCCTGGCTCCCAGGTTCTTCGTCTGGCGAGAGTTGTCGGAAATGACGCCTTCGCCCGGTTTGTGGCCTATGTCGTCACCCGTGCTATGA